The window ATATTGTGTTTTTTTTTGTCTGTTTTTTTTATCAAGAAAGAAAATCTTTTTATCGTCGAATTCAAACGGCGAACAAGCATCTTTACCTTGTCCGAAGCAGGGGCACAACTAATCTGGTTGTTGAGTTCTTTAATCAATTTTTCAATTTCATGAACGACTGATGTGCTCAATAGACCCAATCCTGCACTGAGATAAAGTGTATCGACAATTTCTTTATATTCTTTCTCTATAGTATATATATGTTTCGTGAGGACTGCTTTGTGTTTTTTGTTTTCAATGTATTTTTCAATATAGTCTTGTGTCTCTTTAAGCAAAGCGATTACAGGTTCTGCCGTTTTTGAATAGTAAGAGGATAGTATGTCTTTGTCGATGTTTCTATAATTTAAAAAAGTGTGCTTTATAGCCCATTTCAAAGCATCAGTAAAAAGAAAATATTCATAATTTTCAATAAATCCTTCGCGATTCGTTTTTTCAATTAATTTACCACTGTTTTTTCTATCTAGAAATACATATCCAACGACATGTTCATTTCTTAACTGCTTTCCTATATTGCTCGTGCTGCTTAGTCCAAGCCAATCATTGCCTTTTTCTCCATAATCATAAACGCGCATTCCATTTCGATAGACACGAATACCAGCACTTTCCCTTAAATAGTCATCAACATCTCGACCAAGACCTGTCTCCCTTTTAATGGTAGCTGTTTTTTCAAAAGCATAAAGTTTGATATAGATATCCCCAATTTCTTTTTGAGGAAGCTCAATAACTTCAGATTTTTTAAATAGGCCCTCAGGAGTATTGCCTTCTTGTGGCTCATTCTCGCTAAATTGTTCTGCCTCTCGTTGTAGTAGGCGTTCATTGGCCTGAAGATCGATAATGGTTATAGATTTCTCGTCAAATTTTTCCTCAAGTTTACCAAGGGGGTGGAAGTAATACTGGAAGTCAAGGATTTGGTTGCCACTTAGGAACATATCACATTCGTAACAGGCTGATTCTTTTATTTCATTAAATGTTTTAAGGTTTTTAAAAACAGTACTATTTCCTTCGGACTTTATTTTCACTCGAAATTGGTCACTAGTATTACTTTTATTTGCAAATTGAATAAGCTTCTGAACTTTAGTATTCTCTTTGAGGTTGCAGTCGCTTTGTGAAAATTCTACGTTAAGTGCAGTAAGAGCTCGATAAATATTTCTTAACTTTGTTTTGGACCATTCTCCTTTTATATTTTCGATTCTATAGGTGAGGCCTTTGGGCCTTGAAAATGGAGCTTTATTCTCTTCTATGTTGACATTAAAGTCATCAAATGACTGAGAATGTTTCAATTTTGTCCAGTCAATATTGAAAGAGAGAGGGGCCGTGTGTTCTGTCTTTGTTTTAATGAATATTTTTTCACCTAATTTATGTACTCCAAATCGGCCTATTCCTTTTTCTCCAAGTGGTATTCGCTTCCCTAAGGTGGAGGCTACAACCTCATGCTTTTTATGATCAGTTCCAACGGTCAACCAATAGTTAACAATGTCTTCTCTCGTCATTCCATCGCCATCATCCCAAATTACTATTTTGAACGGTTTATAATTCGACTGATCCGATTCATCGAAGAAAAATTTAACAGTACAATTTTCAGCGTTTGCATCATAAGAGTTCTTCACAAGTTCCGTCAGAGCGATGATCTCATTCCGTATGAGACCATCACCAAAGTGAGCTAAAATTCTTGGCTTTATGGTGAAAGGACTTGTTGACATTGCTTACTCTAGGTCAAAGATGAACGTGTTTGGTGTATTTAATGTCCATATCACGAGTATTTTTAAAAGAGAATGATTAAATACTTAGGAGGGGCGGGTGTGTTGAAAGAAGTAGCTCTCAAAATCTGGACCAGCAGTTAAGGTAATGGCACTCGGTTGGAGAAGTGGCCTCTATTTGTTAGACAGTTCAGCGGCCTTGGCAAGGTGCATTCGTTCATGGATGTGCCGCTAAATCCTATTCCGGTACAGGCCAAATCAGCTACGGCCAGTAACGTCTTCTTTAGACAGCCTTCTTCAGACAAGAGTCATGTGTATCTCTTCCGGCGTACGGCCGTCCAGACTCGAATGCGGCCGATCACTGTTGTAGCTTTTGAACCAATCTCCAAGTACGGTGCGGGTCTGGCTGCCACTTTCCAGCTCGTGCAGATACACGCTCTCATACTTCACCGTCCGCCAAAGTCGTTCGATAAAAACATTATCCATCCATCGCCCCTTGCCGTCCATGGAGATGCTCACACCAGCGTCCTTGAGTGTTTGCGTGAAATCCAGGCTCGTAAACTGGCAGCCCTGGTCGGTGTTAAAGGTTTCGGGCGGCCAAACCTCGTCAAGGCATCCTCCAACGCGGCGATACAGAAGTCCGAGTCCAGCGTGTTGGAAAGCCGCCAGCTCAGCACGCGGCGGCAGAACCAGTCCATCACGGCCACAAGGTAGAGAAAGCCGTGTCGCATCGGGATATAGGTGATGTCCGTGCACCAGACTTGGTTCGGTCTGTCGATCAGCAGGTCTCTCAGTAAGTAAGGATAAATTCGATGAGCCTGGTTTGGAGTTGTGATTCGCGGTTTGGGATAAATCGCAACAAGGCCCATGAGACGCATTAGACGGCACACCTGCTTGCGACCAACACAGTAACCTTGGCGACGCAGCCAGCGCGCTATTTGGCGAGAGCCATAACTCGTCTTTTCAAAAATTGCTCGTCAATCAGACGCATGAGCCTGAGGTTGAAGGGCGACTCGCCTTTGCTTTCGTAATAATGTGTCGCTCGGGCGATAGGGAGCAGCTGGCATTGACGAGTGATGGAAAGCCGGTTGTCGGACTTGACCATATTTTTCCTCCGGGTGTGGCTCAGCGACCGAAGGCCTTGGCTAAAATATCGCGTTCCACGGTAAGTTGGCCCATCTTGGCGTGGAGATCCCGGATTTCGTCCTCGCGCTGTCTCGCCTTGCGGGCATGACCAGTGGCAAAAACTTCAACCGCTTCCTTGCGGATTTTGGCCGTCCACTGGGCAATCAGGTTGGCATGTACGCCGTGCTTGGCCGAGAGCTGGGACACATGGTGAGTTCACCGGTCAACGCTTCGAGACCGACTTTGGCTTTGAACTCCGCGGAGTATTTCTTTCTCTTCGTCATAATTGTGGTCCCCTTTGATAGAGGAATACACCTTAGCACACTGTCTGAATTTGGGGGACCACTTCTCACAGTTGTATTCTTTTATATGTGTGATCACAAAAGCTATCACCCGTACCGATTTGATGAGCCCTTTCGAAAATCCATTTATCTGAGTTGTCATGAGCAATGGCCCAATCTCCCTCGCAAATATATGCACTCAGATTTGGAAAACCGAAGCTATTCAAGGCTTCACAGAAGGGGCAGTTTGAAATAAAAAGTTTAAATACATTGCTGTTCTCTTCAGAAACTTCAATGTCGTAAAAAAGTCTCCATAATTTGAAGTTCCTTTTCATTTTTTGGGGAAATGCATCAAATTCATTCGGGACACAAATTGTCGGTACCCAATATTTCAAAGTTTGTTTTGCAATTACTGTTACTATTGGTCCTATTTTTTCAATGGCTTTTTGTTGACTCATGAAAATGGAGAGAGTTTTTATCGCTATGACAAACGGGAGAACAACTATGATGCCAATCAGTTTTCGAAATATATTTTTCATCGAAATCCCCCTAAGCGTGTTTCTCAATTACCGCAACCAGATGAGACATGAAGCGAGAGTGACCATTCCCAAGAAAGTAATCTCCAATTTCTCGTAACGAGTAACGATCCATCTGATTTTTTTGAGTTTGCAAAAAAAGCACACTACGAGATGTTGTTCTTTGTAAATGTAATTCAACCAGCATCACGGCATTGCGCTTAAATCCCGCATCATATTTTCTACGAGAGTTACTCATCCACATCTCTTGTTTGCTCGTCAGGATAGTGGCTTAACTTCGTGTTCACAATTCTGTAGCAGGATCGCGTTCAGCCCTCTACCAAATAGGAGAAACATTTTGGGTTCGTAGACTGGATGTGGTTGTAAACAAAAACGTAATGATATACCCTTGGTAACATTGTTTTAAGTGGGTGGATTGTTCAGGTTAGATAAGGCTATACGTCAAAGAGATTTGAAAAAGGGAACTCCATTTTGTTTGTTTTAAAGAATTATGGCGATATGCCTAAGTTACCCTTATTATTCAGTGTTTTCGGAAAAATAGCAGTCTGGGGATTTATTGCATTTGTTATCTTCTTGATTTCTTATATTACATATAAAAATTTGTATTTACCTCTTGATTATGATGAGGCGTATAATCTTCAGGTTGTCGATTCTTTCGCCCGTGGTGACGGCTACGCAAGTTATGGGGTCCTTCATGAAAATAGTCCCCAAGAATTTGATTCCAATGTTACGACTGGGCCGGTAATATTGGTACCACTTGCAGCTGTCTGGGCTCTTACTGATGGAAGTATTTTGGCGGTTAGAACTTTTATGGCCAGCTTTTTATGGATTTACGCAGCTGGTCTTTTTTTGCTTCTTCGTCGATTACAGGGAGGAATGCTCCTCTGGTCGCTTTCGATTGCTGCACTGTTATGTATTCATAGCCTCCCTGTAGGGAAAGTCGAGGGTGAACTCCCAGCGGCAGCTGCGCTCATTTTAGCAGCTGCATTACTATCGAGAAAAAAAATATTATTGGCAGCGCTCGCTGTTGGGATTGCGATTCAAATCAAAATTATCTTTGGATTAGCTGGTGTTATTCTATTGTCAACGGTTTTTGTTTATTATGTTTTTTTACAATATAATCTCAGTATTAAACATATTGTATTTGCGCTCGCTCTAATATTAACTCCAACTCTTGCATTTGAATTTTTTCGGTATTGTTCGCTTCATGATATAAGGTCGTATTTATTCTCGATTGATGAATTTCGGTCCTTTTTAAGGATGCAAAATGTGAACAATACTGGAACATGGCTAGACCCTCAAGTCCTTGGGGTTAAAATTTCAGGGCTATATCAGTGTATTCCTTCTTATACATGGGGTGCCGCTGGATTAGCTACGATTGCCATACTTGTTTCCTCTAGCATTCAAATTACTAGAGTTTCGACGGTTCACGTCGATACATTGAGGCAAGATGTAAACAAAAGCGATCCTTTTGTCCTTATTTTATCTGCTGTTTTGCTTATGGCTGGAGGCGCTATGCTATTAGGCTGGCTTACTCAATCTAAACAAGCAGCAGCACGTCAAGCATTTCCGTTTTTATTTTTATTCATGCCTGCTCTTTTTATACTCGGAGCCTCATTTTTCATTAAACTCCGCGAAGACGGTAACAAAAAACAATCTTTTGTTGGTACAATTTTTCTGCTTTCCATATTCATTTTATCTGTTGGTTCACTCGTTTCTGTATTGCAAGAGTCAATAAGCAGTGATTTTAAATTGAGAATAGATGAACAGCTTAAAGTTGTTTCTTCTCTAAAGAAAGCAGCACCGAAATCTCTTTTTGCTGATGGCTGGTGGCAGAATCCGGAATACCAATTGCTAACAGGAATTCCTACAATTCCATTCAAGACCGGCGATTCACAAGTGCTTGTCGTTCAAGACTACCAAGTCCGCTTGCTTCATTCGGATTGGGATTCCTATAAACGCATGTGTTCTAACATCATATATTCTTCCCCATGGAACTTAGTGTGTTGGCTTCCTGACCGGAATTATAACGATGTCGACTTTAAAGTTCTTGATTGGGGACCACAAAATACAGAAGTGGGGAGTGTCCCCAACGAACAAGTTGATGGTGGGGCTGGCATTTGGATCAAAATACAGAAGCTTGATCCTCTTGAAATAGGAAATGTCAAAGTGTACTTTGGGGATACACCTTCTCGATCAACATATCAATCAGCAGATGGCGAACTCATTACTGCTTCCATTCCCCCTCGCCTGTTTGATACTGTTGGTTCATACGAAATTACCGTGCAGCAAATGGCAACAAAACGCCATTACCATGTTGGCGTATTTACCGTAAAATAGGTTTTCATGTGCTATCCTCTCTCATCTTTTTAGGTTTATTAATATCGAAATGAAGTTCTTTAATTCGTCATTGACTGCCCAAAAAGGGCAGACAGTATTTAACCGTTGGTTACTGCAAACGGTGGCTAAGGCTATTAGATATGGGGTTATCGGAGCAAGCTGTGCACTCATTGATTTAGGGCTCTTTGCATTTTTCGTGTCGGTGACTTCATTTTCGCCTGTAATAATTAATGTTTTCACTTACTTCATTGGTACTCTTCTTTCTTTTTACACCAATGCTCGTTTCACATTTTGCTGTAATGACAAGATGTTCCGTCGTGCCAGCCTGTTTTTCTTCGCTGCTGTCGTTGGACTGAGCCTATCTTCTTTTTTATTACATGCAGCACCATGGCTAGGAATAGGCGTTATAACAATGAAAATTATATCCATGATATTTGTGTTCGGGGTGCAATTTTCTTTCAATAACTTTGTAACTTTTGGTTAGCATATGGAAAAACTTTATATTATTATCCCTGCTTACAATGAAGCAAGCAATATCGAAGAATTAGTTTCTGAGTGGATCAACGTAGTATCCAATGTATCTCCAGAAAGTCGATTGTTGATCGTCAACGATGGTTCTCGGGATAATACTTTAGAGATTCTTCATAGATTAAAACAAGAATATATCCAGCTTGAGATAGAAGATAAGCCAAATGGTGGGCATGGGTCCACTATCTATTATGGATATCAACGAGCGATTGAAGCAGGTGCCGACTATGTTTTCCAAACGGATTCCGATCGGCAAACTTTACCTGAAGAGTTCAGTCAGTTTTGGAAAGTTCGAAAAAACTTTGACGCATGTATTGGCGTTCGCTCTCATCGTCAGGATGGGAGCTCTCGTGTTATTGTAACATCTGTTTTGCGCTTGGCTTTGTTTCTTGTCTTTGGATTAAATATCAAAGATGCAAATACCCCTTTTCGACTAATGCGGCATGACGTTCTGCGTGATGCTCTTGCATTGGTACCTCCCAATCATAATCTCACCAATGTTATGCTCTCCATCGTTTTATCCGCTCAAAAACGCAATATCGCATGGTTACCCATAACATTTCGTCCAAGACAGGGTGGTGTGAATAGCATCAATTTGCGTCGCATTTCTCGAATTGGACTGAAAGCTGTCCAAGACTTCTGGGCGTTCCGAAAAACACTTCGGCAAAATGGATTATAATGCCGTGTCTCGTTAGTCGTGCTCTTATCGCTTCCGCAATACAAAAGTGAAGGAACTCCATAGTAGACTTGAAATGAACAAACGAGAGTCGGGAGAGTCCTTTCTTTCAGAGACAACCGGGTAAGAGCGACAGCCCCTAAACAATGTACCGCCTTCATTGAGATGAAGCTTTTTAGGTCTGTGACAGGAAGTCATTATAAACTGCAATAGAATGTTATGCCATTCCTCCAGGCGGGTGAATCGTTTAAGTTAAATATCATATGTCGCCCAGGTTCATAATAATGAAAAACAGGAAAGACAGTTAACATGGAACAGGGACTTGAGTATATCATTGTTGGTGCCGGTTTTTATGGGGCCGTACTCGCCGAGCAAATTGCTGAAAATCTTGGGAAGCATGTTCTTGTTATTGATAAAAGAAATCATATCGGTGGAAATTCATACACTGAAAATGACTTAGAGACAGGGATAGAAAAACATGTCTATGGATCACATATTTTTCATACGGATAAAGAGGCTGTATGGAATTACATAACTCAATTTACATCGTTCAACAATTATAGGCATAAAGTCTTATCGACATATAAAGATAGTATCTATCACATTCCTATAAACCTTCTTACTATCAATGCTTTTTTCAAAACACGTATGAATCCGAAAGAAGCAAAAGAATTTATTCAACAACGAGCTCAAGAGGCTTTAATAAAAGATCCAAATAATTTTGAGGAAAAAGCTATAAGCCTCATGGGGCGCGAGTTATACGAGGCTTTTATCAAAGGCTACACACTGAAGCAGTGGCAAACCGATCCACGGAATCTTCCTGCCTCTATCATCAACCGTATACCAGCGAAATTCAATTATGATATGGGTTACTTTACCGATCCATGGCAAGGAATTCCAGTCGATGGATATACAAAAGTTTTCCAACGAATTCTTGATCATCCTCGCATTGAGGTCCAATTAGGAGTTGATTTTGAAGATATTCAAAATCAACTCCCCGCAACAGCATTTGTTATTTACAGTGGACCAATCGATGCTTTTTTCCATTATAAACATGGGAAATTAAAATACCGTTCTTTGAGATTTGAAGATAAAGTCGTTGATGTTGAAGACTTTCAGGGAACGGCTGTTATGAATTATGCCGAGGCACAGGTTCCGTACACGCGGATTCATGAATATCGACATTACCATCCTGAGTTAAATTATGTAAAAGATAAAACATGTATTACATATGAGTATTCACTGGACACTGGCACTGAGAATGAACCGTATTACCCTGTGAACACTCCACAGGACAAAAAAATACTGTCTAAATACCAAGCTGAAGCGGCTACGCTAAAGAACGTTCTTTTGGGGGGACGTCTGGGCTCATATCAATATCTTGATATGGATGATGCAATTGAATTAGCATTAAATGATTTCAATACTGTCATATTATCCCGAGTGAAAAATATGTAATCCAATGAAAAGCCCACGGTTTTGTCGGTAGACCAATGAAGTTTGACTTTTGCGGGATGTGGTTATTGCCTTAGAGCGTTTTTCAGTGAAACGGAAGAATGCCTCCGGCGGATTAAGAAACTTTTTGGAAAAAGTTTCTTAATAATCTTCAAAAACTTTAAATGGTTACAGTATGACTTGAAATGAACGGTATATCTGTCGGAATTTCAAGTTGTTCAACATAAACGATAAACACTCTAGCTCCGCATGAGAGGAGGTCTCGCTATGCCCTATGCCAGACTCATCTTTCCCTCTTTCGGGGTGAAACTTTATGATGAAGGTGGAGGGTCGCTTCGTCTGTATTTTATAGTATTTATTGAAATAATAGAGATTGTTGGGGATTGATAGTTTTGTTGAGCATTTTGGAATAACTATTGAGTTCTTTTGTGTTTGTTTCATCTGAACCGGAAGCGCTGGATGCTGCGTTTTTGATTTGAACTCTTGACCTCTATCAAAAGAGTTATACCCAGAAGTGGTGTTTGAAGAGGTAAGAGGGGTGACGTACCCTGTCGGGTGAGAATCCACGATGGAAACCGACAAACTGGAAGTACGTCCCCCATGAGCAAGGATAGTCTTTCGATCTTCGAGGAGCAAGCTGCAAAGCGGGATATGTTGACAGACTTGGCTCGGCAAGGAGCAAGGCAGATTTTGGCGCAAGCTCTTGAAATCGAAGTTCAAGAACTATTGGAACGTGTTGCCCAGCCTCTCGCTGACGGTAAAAAGGGCGTTGTCCGAAACGGTTATCTTCCTGAACGTGATATTCTTACTGGAGCGGGTCCGGTCCCCGTGAAGGTGCCGAAGGTTCGCGACAGAACTGCCAACGGGATCAAATTCACCTCCAAACTTGTTCCGCCGTATCTGAAGCGT of the Desulfovibrio inopinatus DSM 10711 genome contains:
- a CDS encoding glycosyltransferase family 2 protein is translated as MEKLYIIIPAYNEASNIEELVSEWINVVSNVSPESRLLIVNDGSRDNTLEILHRLKQEYIQLEIEDKPNGGHGSTIYYGYQRAIEAGADYVFQTDSDRQTLPEEFSQFWKVRKNFDACIGVRSHRQDGSSRVIVTSVLRLALFLVFGLNIKDANTPFRLMRHDVLRDALALVPPNHNLTNVMLSIVLSAQKRNIAWLPITFRPRQGGVNSINLRRISRIGLKAVQDFWAFRKTLRQNGL
- a CDS encoding L-2-amino-thiazoline-4-carboxylic acid hydrolase; this translates as MKNIFRKLIGIIVVLPFVIAIKTLSIFMSQQKAIEKIGPIVTVIAKQTLKYWVPTICVPNEFDAFPQKMKRNFKLWRLFYDIEVSEENSNVFKLFISNCPFCEALNSFGFPNLSAYICEGDWAIAHDNSDKWIFERAHQIGTGDSFCDHTYKRIQL
- the glf gene encoding UDP-galactopyranose mutase, with protein sequence MEQGLEYIIVGAGFYGAVLAEQIAENLGKHVLVIDKRNHIGGNSYTENDLETGIEKHVYGSHIFHTDKEAVWNYITQFTSFNNYRHKVLSTYKDSIYHIPINLLTINAFFKTRMNPKEAKEFIQQRAQEALIKDPNNFEEKAISLMGRELYEAFIKGYTLKQWQTDPRNLPASIINRIPAKFNYDMGYFTDPWQGIPVDGYTKVFQRILDHPRIEVQLGVDFEDIQNQLPATAFVIYSGPIDAFFHYKHGKLKYRSLRFEDKVVDVEDFQGTAVMNYAEAQVPYTRIHEYRHYHPELNYVKDKTCITYEYSLDTGTENEPYYPVNTPQDKKILSKYQAEAATLKNVLLGGRLGSYQYLDMDDAIELALNDFNTVILSRVKNM
- a CDS encoding sensor histidine kinase, whose protein sequence is MSTSPFTIKPRILAHFGDGLIRNEIIALTELVKNSYDANAENCTVKFFFDESDQSNYKPFKIVIWDDGDGMTREDIVNYWLTVGTDHKKHEVVASTLGKRIPLGEKGIGRFGVHKLGEKIFIKTKTEHTAPLSFNIDWTKLKHSQSFDDFNVNIEENKAPFSRPKGLTYRIENIKGEWSKTKLRNIYRALTALNVEFSQSDCNLKENTKVQKLIQFANKSNTSDQFRVKIKSEGNSTVFKNLKTFNEIKESACYECDMFLSGNQILDFQYYFHPLGKLEEKFDEKSITIIDLQANERLLQREAEQFSENEPQEGNTPEGLFKKSEVIELPQKEIGDIYIKLYAFEKTATIKRETGLGRDVDDYLRESAGIRVYRNGMRVYDYGEKGNDWLGLSSTSNIGKQLRNEHVVGYVFLDRKNSGKLIEKTNREGFIENYEYFLFTDALKWAIKHTFLNYRNIDKDILSSYYSKTAEPVIALLKETQDYIEKYIENKKHKAVLTKHIYTIEKEYKEIVDTLYLSAGLGLLSTSVVHEIEKLIKELNNQISCAPASDKVKMLVRRLNSTIKRFSFLIKKTDKKKHNIESVYEQALLFVELRVLHHSITLTMDSDTNSKCIASMNHATNVLLNIFDNSIYWINNTRKKNKLIRVYITDQYSDGYVTILIADNGPGFPANPKYLMKPFVSTKPYSIGSGLGLYIAHELMEGMQGSLSFPDFDDVSEFLDDTLASGAIIALNFKKAN
- a CDS encoding GtrA family protein — encoded protein: MKFFNSSLTAQKGQTVFNRWLLQTVAKAIRYGVIGASCALIDLGLFAFFVSVTSFSPVIINVFTYFIGTLLSFYTNARFTFCCNDKMFRRASLFFFAAVVGLSLSSFLLHAAPWLGIGVITMKIISMIFVFGVQFSFNNFVTFG